One part of the Anopheles coustani chromosome 2, idAnoCousDA_361_x.2, whole genome shotgun sequence genome encodes these proteins:
- the LOC131266737 gene encoding zinc finger protein ush → MPADTTAHNSDNGGGTLGGNKEEGVRSRSSSRSSSSSHATTAGGGGGVGGMANEEVSMNGATTMEDAEAEDRSPSPATTTSPSPTALASATAEDENCLRSPPPPPPPLAGLTTGRRVSEEMVGGMREIKLEPNVDREDDSQQEEEEGFGDYKRPAGELRPPSSGSSSRGPTTPSPTPLPMLRLNVALASDPAANPDAKDLKNIGASSEAAYEEKQSQHQHQHQALQQQQHHVLSMAVIGHPPTVSPSASAPTALLSRKQPPTGSLGKVPDAIALPVELPPRLPMYICGPCGIRFSSASTLEAHQTYYCSHRKDADDGGGGGGGGGGGGGAGSVSSVTSSGSGSAAAGSGKNAHPGGAEGASGEPPAKAAKTGKQYACSQCSYSADKKVSLNRHMRMHQSSPSPSPVAAALVNGDDLAGHHHHQQQQQQQQLQLIQAQAVAAAAAVLHQQHQQQQQQQQQQQSSQQQPQQQQVPVAQVDRYCSDCDIRFSSTKTYRAHKQHYCSSRHREGHQSNNSTPKPSAGQKSGSQSPPDVPKTPPGSAPQQAFLALPTNPIIVVPYSLIRGASVIPVLLSSLAPGIANPESACFILQNGALQPIAMSLAHVQAVTMAAAVGSTGLEGLGGGVPGQHPQPHQQQQQQQQSSGSSRSTGGNNNQQQSRGPTPNISNENSSHSTSGGGVGPSSTGEVLKAINKRDNTANKESTGSTPLDLSVRRLSPGALGLRERSLSLSSAVSLDQRLDFDSLMEGKENLSVSGDSLTPEQIVCAPSLPGSPPLTPSPKRRSNSPRGGGGSTAAGAHANAAAAAIAAAAVAGQHAALGGSALSLSPLTLQQQLMRPLLPADIALRLSAVGADPGVNLNLNILPNSHTLLTKQSVELALRLSSTPGSAASAVPPGETLTKPQISPLLNSISPTGATTGAGVGAAAGVLSGPTPQIFVKQGDSKCKECNIVFCKYENYLAHKKHYCSARNQDDGDHPKISPPISPQAHTASTAPGASPAGAVSSGGPAARNTVGVVGGPVAYQQLICAACGIKFTSLDNLTAHQMYYCPKRIDASMPVNSIPTSVVAPTPHKERCSKCKSMHEPGQPCTVAGHGAYKCPICEAISPNSTEARRHMDTHGGVKAFRCTICRYKGNTLRGMRTHIRMHFDKKTNEFNEENYITCILEEDGIEIPPAGAQNAAAMAAAAAAMASSQKFLDQQSSAAVHDAGSSGPRTSPPNGGGNGATGGVQMRHHCEFCPYSSSYRINVAKHIKHVHGRERPSTGGSPLIGEGGESLLYNGTTGGTIEMGGNIQRPSVPSTPGLSVGNSHIKTEPEDEPTVGGGGCDEQDTIDINVDVVMEEPPLAEGPPMAIKTETIDPHMPSLHSPPATISTPTPPPPPPPPAPATSSTTPVGVSLNLKPKSHPATNRSSPSPLLSLKTPSPPTSEPITLQTLPPGPKYCDTCNITFNYTNTYIAHKKFYCKAATAAAGSSAIGGTGGSGGGRSASASPSRSATGGATSPAVAVAVNRATETSV, encoded by the exons ATGCCGGCGGATACGACAGCGCACAATAGTGATAATGGTGGTGGCACCCTAGGAGGCAACAAGGAGGAAGGTGTGCGGAGTCGGAGCAGCAGtcggagcagcagcagtagccaCGCAACAACAgcgggaggtggtggtggggtgGGCGGTATGGCCAACGAAGAAGTCAGCATGAACGGTGCCACGACAATGGAAGACGCGGAAGCGGAAGACCGAAGCCCATCGCCGGCAACCACAACATCACCCTCCCCGACGGCGTTGGCGTCCGCGACAGCGGAAGACGAAAATTGTTTgcgatcaccaccaccaccaccaccaccgctggcAGGATTGACCACCGGTCGGAGGGTTTCGGAAGAGATGGTTGGCGGAATGCGCGAAATCAAGCTGGAACCCAACGTCGACCGGGAAGACGACAGTCAacaggaagaggaagaagggTTCGGCGATTATAAGCGACCGGCGGGGGAACTGCGACCACCGTCATCCGGGTCCTCGTCCCGGGGCCCAACAACGCCGTCGCCAACCCCGCTCCCGATGCTTCGGCTCAATGTAGCGCTGGCGTCCGATCCGGCCGCCAATCCGGACGCGAAGGATCTCAAGAACATTGGCGCCAGCAGCGAGGCCGCCTACGAGGAGAAGCAATCtcagcaccaacaccagcaccaAGCgctacaacagcagcagcatcacgtTCTCAGCATGGCGGTTATTGGCCATCCGCCGACGGTGTCACCATCGGCGTCCGCACCGACGGCGCTACTTTCCCGCAAGCAACCCCCGACGGGGTCGCTCGGCAAGGTCCCCGATGCCATCGCACTGCCCGTCGAGCTGCCACCCCGACTGCCGATGTACATCTGCGGACCGTGCGGGATTCGATTTTCCTCGGCGTCGACGCTCGAAGCGCATCAGACCTACTACTGTTCCCATCGGAAGGACGCGGACGACGGAggaggtggtggcggcggtggtggtggtggtggtggagcggGTTCAGTGAGTTCGGTGACGAGCAGTGGTAGCGGATCGGCGGCCGCTGGGAGTGGTAAAAATGCCCACCCGGGTGGAGCGGAAGGAGCGTCCGGGGAACCGCCGGCAAAGGCGGCCAAGACGGGAAAGCAGTACGCCTGCTCGCAATGTTCGTACAGCGCCGACAAGAAGGTGTCGCTGAACCGACACATGCGCATGCATCAGTCATCCCCCAGCCCTTCGCCGGTCGCGGCCGCTCTCGTCAACGGTGACGACCTCGCcggacaccaccaccatcagcagcagcaacaacaacagcaactacAGCTCATCCAGGCGCAAGCCGTTGCTGCAGCCGCCGCCGTACTTCACcaacaacaccagcaacaacagcagcagcagcaacagcaacagtcatcacagcagcagccacagcagcaacaggtgCCGGTGGCGCAAGTGGATCGGTACTGCTCCGATTGTGATATTCGATTTTCTAGCACCAAGACCTATCGCGCTCATAAACAACATTACTGCAGTTCGCGTCACCGTGAAGG GCACCAGTCGAACAACTCTACTCCGAAGCCGTCGGCTGGCCAAAAATCCGGTTCGCAGAGTCCACCGGATGTGCCGAAAACACCACCGGGGTCCGCTCCCCAGCAGGCGTTCCTGGCCCTTCCCACCAATCCCATCATCGTGGTACCATACTCACTGATCCGAGGTGCTAGCGTCATACCGGTACTGCT ATCATCGCTTGCCCCGGGGATCGCCAATCCAGAGTCGGCCTGTTTCATCCTGCAGAACGGAGCACTGCAGCCGATCGCGATGTCATTGGCACACGTTCAGGCGGTTACGATGGCGGCCGCCGTCGGTTCTACCGGTCTCGAGGGGCTTGGAGGAGGGGTGCCTGGTCAGCATCCTCAaccacaccagcagcagcagcagcaacaacagtcgTCGGGTAGCTCGCGATCGACCGGAGGAAACAATAACCAACAACAATCGCGCGGCCCAACGCCCAACATATCGAATGAAAACAGTTCTCATAGTACCAGCGGCGGCGGGGTTGGCCCATCGTCCACCGGAGAAGTCCTGAAGGCAATCAATAAGCGTGACAATACTGCTAACAA gGAATCGACTGGGTCAACTCCTCTAGATTTGTCCGTAAGGCGGCTCTCTCCCGGTGCGTTAGGTCTTCGTGAGCGATCCCTATCGTTGTCCTCAGCCGTATCGCTGGACCAGCGCCTCGACTTTGACAGTCTGATGGAGGGCAAGGAAAATCTCTCCGTAAGCGGTGACTCGCTCACCCCGGAACAAATCGTTTGCGCCCCATCACTCCCCGGTAGCCCACCGCTGACTCCTTCGCCCAAGCGCCGCTCGAATAGTCCACGCGGAGGAGGAGGTTCTACTGCTGCTGGGGCACACGCAAATGCAGCGGCCGCCGCCATTGCAGCCGCAGCTGTCGCAGGACAGCATGCCGCCCTGGGTGGAAGTGCACTGTCCCTGTCTCCACTCaccctccagcagcagctgatGCGGCCACTGCTTCCAGCCGACATTGCCCTTCGATTGTCGGCCGTCGGAGCCGATCCGGGCGTCAATCTTAACCTCAACATCCTTCCCAACTCACACACGCTCCTGACGAAGCAGAGCGTCGAACTCGCCCTACGCCTATCGTCCACACCCGGTTCGGCGGCATCCGCCGTTCCACCGGGCGAAACACTGACGAAACCTCAGATATCCCCCCTCCTGAACAGTATCTCCCCGACGGGTGCTACCACCGGGGCCGGTGTAGGTGCGGCGGCCGGTGTGCTCTCCGGTCCCACGCCACAGATCTTCGTCAAGCAGGGTGACTCGAAGTGCAAGGAGTGCAACATCGTGTTCTGCAAGTACGAGAACTATCTGGCACACAAGAAGCACTACTGTTCGGCGCGCAATCAGGACGACGGAGACCATCCGAAGATCAGTCCACCGATCTCTCCGCAAGCGCATACCGCGAGCACAGCCCCAGGGGCTAGTCCGGCCGGGGCGGTGTCGTCCGGTGGTCCCGCAGCTCGCAATACCGTCGGCGTTGTTGGTGGACCCGTTGCGTACCAGCAACTGATATGTGCCGCCTGTGGCATCAAGTTCACCTCGCTGGACAATCTCACCGCGCACCAGATGTACTACTGTCCGAAGCGGATCGACGCCTCAATGCCAGTG AATTCCATTCCGACAAGTGTGGTCGCACCAACGCCACACAAAGAGCGTTGCTCCAAGTGCAAGAGTATGCACGAACCGGGTCAACCGTGCACGGTCGCTGGCCACGGTGCGTACAAGTGTCCGATCTGTGAAGCTATCAGCCCGAACTCCACTGAAGCCCGCCGGCACATGGACACGCACGGTGGCGTTAAGGCGTTCCGGTGCACGATCTGCCGTTACAAAGGAAACACCCTTCG TGGCATGCGTACCCACATCCGGATGCATTTCgataaaaaaacgaacgagTTCAATGAGGAAAATTACATCACCTGCATCCTGGAGGAGGATGGAATTGAAATCCCACCGGCCGGGGCACAGAACGCAGCTGCGATGGCCGCTGCCGCCGCGGCAATGGCGTCGTCGCAAAAGTTTCTCGACCAACAGTCGAGCGCAGCAGTGCACGATGCCGGTTCGTCGGGGCCACGCACTTCGCCACCGAATGGTGGTGGAAATGGAGCCACGGGCGGGGTACAGATGCGGCATCACTGCGAGTTCTGCCCGTACAGTTCGAGCTACCGGATCAATGTG GCTAAACATATCAAGCACGTACATGGACGAGAACGGCCTTCCACCGGCGGATCTCCGCTGATCGGCGAAGGAGGTGAATCACTGCTGTACAATGGCACTACCGGAGGCACGATAGAAATGGGCGGAAATATTCAGAGACCATCGGTTCCTAGTACTCCCGGACTGAGCGTGGGCAATAG TCACATCAAAACGGAACCGGAAGATGAACCTAccgtcggcggcggcggatGTGACGAGCAGGACACGATCGACATTAACGTGGACGTCGTGATGGAGGAACCGCCGTTGGCGGAAGGACCACCGATGGCCATCAAAACCGAAACCATCGATCCGCACATGCCCTCGCTGCACTCACCACCCGCCACCATCAGTACTCCTACAcccccaccacctccaccaccaccagcaccggcaACATCATCGACGACGCCGGTCGGCGTTTCCTTGAATCTGAAACCGAAATCTCATCCCGCCACCAACCGTTCGTCACCGTCTCCGCTTCTCTCGCTGAAAACGCCCTCACCGCCGACCAGCGAACCGATCACCCTGCAAACACTCCCGCCCGGGCCCAAGTACTGCGACACGTGCAACATCACCTTCAACTACACCAACACGTACATTGCGCACAAGAAGTTCTACTGCAAGGCAGCGACGGCCGCGGCCGGCTCTTCGGCGATCGGTGGAACCGGTGGTAGCGGTGGTGGGCGCAGTGCATCCGCTTCCCCTAGTCGGTCGGCGACCGGTGGAGCAACTAGTCCAGCCGTGGCGGTCGCAGTCAATCGAGCGACGGAAACATCCGTCTAA
- the LOC131262339 gene encoding probable RNA polymerase II nuclear localization protein SLC7A6OS, whose product MATVIRLKRRVDEDPLNAFVLNCKRQRVEGSTVDQESNATAEEGSSTILKFAGTFTKAEGIASHLQNIHKDQAKDAVSRVHRPNITPRNRLATKQNAQNSRFKIVNCTRSITNAENELTETAIPTTIVDVERDDVGLEEVVVTAGTESEQQALITPAAPQPASMVNRQAAQEQPQEPFGEGQYSYENGVHYVYDLYVADTSQNVTHIPYFSGNLDELSIMACDDPLYSSHRGLDSDDSSDADSEDSNAEDNWRNDYPDEENPADDQSIGEDDMLRAVEELDLDGERELSSDDDYVRYDVDGEENGFAYPRDDGVLYTDEEEDSDSDAEGVDREDVRRYGTAYARYKARILREDARGVDGSSTSSSEENFDLYD is encoded by the exons ATGGCCACCGTAATACGCCTGAAGAGAAGAGTTGATGAAGATCCGTTGAACGCGTTCGTGCTGAACTGTAAACGGCAACGAGTGGAAGGTTCTACGGTGGATCAGGAATCGAATGCAACCGCGGAGGAAGGTTCATCGACTATTCTGAAGTTTGCAGGCACATTCACAAAG GCGGAAGGAATCGCATCGCACCTACAAAACATTCACAAAGATCAAGCAAAGGATGCGGTTTCGCGTGTGCATCGACCGAACATTACGCCCCGCAATCGGCTGGCTACGAAGCAGAACGCACAAAACAGTCGATTCAAAATCGTCAACTGCACCCGCTCGATCACGAATGCTGAGAACGAACTGACCGAAACGGCCATCCCAACCACGATCGTCGACGTCGAGCGGGACGATGTCGGGCTGGAGGAGGTCGTAGTTACAGCCGGCACCGAGTCAGAGCAGCAAGCATTGATCACACCAGCTGCGCCACAACCCGCCTCGATGGTCAACAGGCAGGCCGCACAAGAACAGCCACAAGAGCCGTTTGGAGAAGGACAGTATTCGTATGAAAACGGTGTGCATTACGTGTACGATCTGTACGTGGCGGACACGAGCCAGAATGTCACGCACATTCCCTACTTCAGCGGCAATCTGGACGAGCTCAG CATCATGGCATGTGACGACCCACTGTACTCGTCGCACCGTGGCCTCGATTCGGACGATTCGAGCGATGCCGATTCGGAGGACTCGAACGCGGAGGACAACTGGCGGAACGACTATCCGGATGAGGAAAATCCCGCAGACGACCAGAGCATCGGAGAGGACGATATGCTGCGGGCGGTCGAAGAACTCGATTTGG ATGGTGAGCGAGAGCTTTCGTCAGACGATGATTATGTACGATACGACGTGGATGGCGAGGAGAACGGGTTTGCCTATCCGCGGGACGATGGAGTTCTCTACACGGACGAGGAGGAAGACTCGGACAGTGACGCGGAGGGCGTGGATCGGGAGGATGTGCGCCGGTACGGTACGGCGTACGCCCGGTATAAGGCGCGCATTCTTCGCGAGGATGCCCGTGGCGTTGATGGAAGCAGTACCTCCAGCTCGGAAGAAAACTTTGATCTTTATGACTAA
- the LOC131262688 gene encoding heparin sulfate O-sulfotransferase → MITTKYFFLLTLITAGFVFILLYHWFSTKVILADKLAVHIGDGNDEHLIHSSVNHWQTSTGKVDDQTTYRNFDEKFVIIYNRVPKTGSTSFVNLTYDLCKKNAFHVLHINITANMHVLSLPNQLKFVRNITAWDSMKPAFYHGHMAFLDFSKFGMPSKPLYINLIRQPLDRLVSYYYFLRYGDDYRPYLVRHRAGDTMTFDECVSRQKPDCDPTNMWLQIPFFCGHHAECWKPGSSWALEQAKRNLVNEYFLVGLTEEMDEFIELLELSLPRLYRGAVAHFQKSNKSHLRKTKSKVEPALETVAKIKESTIWQMENELYEFARDQFHFVQKKLRTPGRSMMQDFLYEKIKPNQNGPSKN, encoded by the exons ATGATTACAACCAAATACTTTTTCCTGCTAACGTTGATCACCGCCGGCTTTGTGTTCATTTTACTGTACCATTGGTTCTCGACAAAGGTTATTCTCGCTGATAAGCTTGCGGTACATATCGGCGATG GCAACGATGAGCACCTGATACATAGCAGCGTAAATCATTGGCAAACCTCCACCGGCAAAGTGGATGATCAGACGACCTACCGAAACTTCGATGAAAAGTTTGTGATAATCTACAACCGGGTACCGAAAACGGGCAGCACTAGCTTCGTCAACCTAACGTACGATCTGTGCAAGAAAAATGCATTCCACGTACTGCACATTAACATTACCGCCAACATGCACGTACTATCGCTACCGAATCAG CTCAAGTTTGTGCGCAACATTACCGCGTGGGATAGTATGAAACCTGCCTTCTACCATGGACACATGGCTTTCTTAGATTTCTCAAA ATTCGGTATGCCATCGAAACCGCTGTATATAAACCTAATCCGGCAACCGCTGGATCGGCTGGTTTCGTACTACTACTTCCTGCGTTACGGTGACGACTATCGGCCGTACCTGGTGCGGCATCGGGCCGGCGATACGATGACATTCGACGAGTGCGTTTCCCGCCAGAAACCCGACTGCGATCCGACGAACATGTGGCTACAAATCCCGTTCTTCTGCGGACATCACGCCGAATGCTGGAAGCCCGGCAGCAGCTGGGCACTCGAGCAGGCCAAACGGAATCTCGTCAACGAGTACTTCCTGGTCGGGCTGACGGAGGAAATGGACGAGTTCATCGAGCTACTGGAGCTGTCACTCCCACGGTTGTACCGTGGAGCCGTTGCCCACTTCCAGAAGTCCAACAAATCGCACCTGCGCAAAACGAAATCGAAGGTCGAACCAGCCCTTGAAACGGTGGCCAAGATCAAGGAGTCCACCATCTGGCAGATGGAGAATGAGCTGTACGAGTTCGCCCGGGATCAGTTCCATTTCGTGCAGAAAAAACTGCGCACTCCCGGCCGCAGCATGATGCAGGACTTTCTGTACgagaaaattaaaccaaaccaaaatggGCCCTCGAAGAACTGA